A single genomic interval of Lathyrus oleraceus cultivar Zhongwan6 chromosome 7, CAAS_Psat_ZW6_1.0, whole genome shotgun sequence harbors:
- the LOC127100867 gene encoding succinate dehydrogenase subunit 3-1, mitochondrial, translated as MSCLLRSSKSKLLSSSSSLSRAFSSIPRSNNQIGSISPAATELFHRNSATLPIAEENPTQGYTVGFPKNLESKLGGDSNVIDSLRYQALGLNTNMLAGARYGTKACAAKSPMLLGVSTLMARNFERSVAADTLGLAGQRRFMSDNPSKTSEIKPPSGFRPLSPHLPLYQPQLSSTLSICNRIAGGFLVAVTLLFYMIYMKLGLVTLTYDSFYQFVFYSSKLHLLAVEISALAMSYHLYSAIRHLFI; from the exons ATGTCTTGCCTCCTCCGATCAAGCAAATCTAAGCTCTTATCTTCCTCTTCTTCTCTCTCTCGAGCCTTCTCTTCCATCCCCCGCTCCAACAACCAGATCGGATCCATCTCTCCCGCCGCCACCGAACTCTTCCACCGCAACTCCGCTACTCTTCCCATAG CGGAAGAAAACCCTACCCAGGGATACACGGTTGGTTTCCCCAAAAATCTGGAGAGTAAGCTTGGTGGTGATTCTAATGTGATCGATTCTTTG AGATACCAGGCTCTTGGACTGAACACTAATATGTTGGCTGGAGCTAGATATGGTACTAAAGCTTGTGCTGCAAAGAGTCCAATGCTATTG GGAGTCAGTACTCTGATGGCAAGAAACTTTGAGAGAAGCGTGGCTGCTGACACGTTGGGACTGGCTGGTCAGAGGCGTTTTATGAGTGACAACCCAAGTAAAACCAGTGAGATAAAGCCGCCTTCCGGTTTTCGCCCGTTATCTCCTCATCTTCCTCTTTACCAGCCCCAGCTTTCTTCAACCCTTTCAATTTGCAATAGAATTGCCGGAGGTTTCCTAGTAGCGGTCACATTGCTTTTTTATATGATATACATGAAATTAGGTTTGGTTACTCTCACCTATGATTCATTCTACCAATTTGTATTCTATTCATCAAAACTCCACCTACTTGCAGTAGAGATTTCTGCCTTAGCCATGTCCTATCATCTGTATAGTGCAATTCGTCACTTATTCATATGA
- the LOC127105667 gene encoding uncharacterized protein LOC127105667, whose product MGNCFTNNKILAQDDHESNNNQAKVEKMKTSSSSKFEPQPRKEKCMKKNKKVRFEIQNDDEVDRRNDGNDSRNVRRIRVVMSQEELKKMLSCKDEYENTTLEQLLGVMRLRGGQICKHDLGVDSWKPVLESIPEDQLIK is encoded by the coding sequence ATGGGAAACTGCTTCACAAACAACAAAATATTAGCACAAGATGATCATGAAAGCAACAACAatcaagcaaaagttgagaagatGAAAACATCTTCATCGTCGAAGTTTGAACCGCAGCCGAGGAAAGAAAAATGCATGAAGAAGAATAAGAAAGTAAGGTTTGAGATACAAAATGATGATGAAGTTGATAGAAGAAATGATGGTAATGATTCTAGAAATGTGAGGAGGATTAGAGTGGTGATGAGTCAAGAAGAGTTGAAAAAGATGTTGAGTTGCAAAGATGAATATGAGAACACTACATTGGAGCAATTGCTTGGTGTTATGAGGTtaagaggagggcaaatttgtAAACATGATTTGGGTGTAGATTCTTGGAAGCCTGTTTTAGAAAGTATTCCAGAAGATCAATTAATTAAGTAG